Proteins encoded by one window of Rouxiella chamberiensis:
- a CDS encoding prepilin peptidase, translating to MFNDIARFAMTHGYALMTSILLVGFLLALSYIDMQRFQLPDRLTLPLLWIGLMLHAVFRPQHLANAVIGAAAGYLCLWAIYWLMKAVTKKEGLGYGDFKLMAALGAWLGWESLPFVAFIASVTGTIMYVLRFLFLRRLGAIPFGPFLAVTGGIIYISQQVYGLADTQCLYCVTIQ from the coding sequence GTGTTCAACGATATCGCCCGGTTCGCAATGACGCATGGCTATGCCTTGATGACCAGCATCCTCCTGGTCGGTTTTTTGCTGGCGCTAAGCTATATCGACATGCAGCGATTCCAGCTACCCGACCGTCTTACGCTACCGTTATTGTGGATTGGCCTGATGCTGCACGCGGTTTTCAGACCTCAGCATCTCGCCAATGCCGTGATTGGCGCTGCGGCTGGCTACCTGTGTCTATGGGCTATCTATTGGCTGATGAAAGCAGTGACTAAAAAAGAGGGATTGGGATACGGCGATTTTAAACTCATGGCGGCATTGGGTGCCTGGCTGGGATGGGAGTCTCTTCCGTTTGTGGCCTTCATCGCTTCTGTCACCGGGACCATTATGTACGTCTTGCGCTTTTTGTTCCTTCGCCGACTGGGCGCTATTCCCTTTGGTCCCTTTCTCGCGGTTACGGGCGGGATAATTTATATCAGCCAGCAAGTTTATGGCCTGGCTGATACACAATGTCTCTATTGCGTGACTATCCAGTAA
- the rpsJ gene encoding 30S ribosomal protein S10 — translation MQNQRIRIRLKAFDHRLIDQSTAEIVETAKRTGAQVRGPIPLPTRKERFTILISPHVNKDARDQYEIRTHKRLVDIVEPTEKTVDALMRLDLAAGVDVQISLG, via the coding sequence ATGCAGAACCAAAGAATCCGTATCCGCCTGAAAGCGTTTGATCATCGTCTGATTGATCAATCAACTGCGGAAATCGTTGAGACCGCGAAGCGCACTGGTGCGCAAGTTCGTGGTCCAATCCCGCTGCCGACCCGCAAAGAGCGCTTTACCATTCTGATTTCTCCGCACGTCAATAAAGATGCGCGCGATCAGTATGAAATTCGCACTCACAAGCGTCTGGTTGACATCGTTGAGCCAACCGAGAAAACCGTTGATGCTCTGATGCGTCTGGATCTGGCTGCTGGTGTAGACGTGCAGATCAGCCTGGGTTAA
- the rplC gene encoding 50S ribosomal protein L3, whose amino-acid sequence MIGLVGKKVGMTRIFTEDGVSIPVTVIEIEANRVTQIKDLENDGYRAVQVTTGSKKANRVTKPEAGHFAKAGVEAGRGLWEFRLAEGEEFTAGQDISVEIFADVKKVDVTGTSKGKGFAGTVKRWNFRTQDATHGNSLSHRVPGSIGQNQTPGKVFKGKKMAGQLGNERVTVQSLDVVRVDAERNLLLVKGAVPGATGGNLIVKPAVKA is encoded by the coding sequence ATGATTGGTTTAGTCGGTAAGAAAGTGGGTATGACTCGTATCTTCACAGAAGATGGCGTTTCTATCCCTGTAACCGTTATCGAAATTGAAGCAAACCGCGTTACTCAGATCAAAGATCTGGAAAACGACGGTTACCGCGCTGTTCAGGTTACCACTGGTAGCAAAAAAGCTAACCGTGTAACCAAACCAGAAGCGGGTCACTTCGCTAAAGCTGGCGTAGAAGCTGGCCGTGGTCTGTGGGAATTCCGCCTTGCAGAAGGTGAAGAGTTTACTGCAGGTCAAGACATTAGCGTTGAAATTTTCGCAGACGTTAAGAAAGTAGACGTTACTGGTACATCTAAAGGTAAAGGTTTCGCGGGTACTGTTAAACGCTGGAACTTCCGTACTCAAGATGCTACGCACGGTAACTCCTTGTCTCACCGCGTTCCGGGTTCTATCGGTCAGAACCAGACTCCGGGCAAAGTGTTCAAAGGCAAGAAAATGGCAGGCCAACTGGGTAACGAGCGTGTAACCGTTCAAAGCCTGGACGTAGTACGTGTTGACGCTGAGCGCAACCTACTGCTGGTCAAGGGTGCTGTTCCGGGTGCTACCGGTGGCAACCTGATCGTTAAACCTGCTGTTAAGGCTTAA
- the rplD gene encoding 50S ribosomal protein L4 yields the protein MELVVKDAQSALTVSETTFGRDFNEALVHQVVVAYAAGARQGTRAQKTRAEVTGSGKKPWRQKGTGRARAGSVKSPIWRSGGVTFAAKPQDHSQKVNKKMYRGALKSILSELVRQDRLIIVEKFSVEAPKTKLLAQKLKDMALEDVLIVTGEVDENLFLAARNLYKVDVRDVAGIDPVSLIAFDKVVMTADAVKQVEEMLA from the coding sequence ATGGAATTAGTAGTGAAAGACGCGCAGAGCGCGCTGACTGTTTCCGAAACTACCTTCGGGCGTGATTTCAACGAAGCGCTGGTACATCAGGTTGTTGTTGCTTATGCAGCAGGTGCCCGTCAAGGTACTCGCGCTCAGAAGACTCGTGCCGAAGTAACTGGTTCTGGTAAGAAACCATGGCGTCAGAAAGGTACTGGCCGTGCGCGTGCAGGTTCTGTAAAGAGCCCAATCTGGCGTTCGGGTGGTGTGACCTTTGCTGCAAAGCCACAGGACCACAGTCAAAAAGTTAACAAAAAGATGTACCGCGGCGCGCTGAAAAGCATCCTGTCCGAACTGGTACGTCAAGATCGTTTGATCATTGTCGAGAAGTTCTCTGTAGAAGCGCCTAAAACTAAGCTGCTGGCACAGAAACTGAAAGACATGGCTCTGGAAGACGTGCTGATTGTAACCGGCGAAGTCGACGAGAATCTGTTCCTGGCCGCACGTAACCTGTACAAGGTTGACGTTCGCGATGTAGCAGGTATCGATCCAGTAAGCCTGATCGCCTTCGACAAAGTCGTTATGACTGCTGATGCTGTGAAGCAGGTTGAGGAGATGCTGGCATGA
- the rplB gene encoding 50S ribosomal protein L2 — translation MAIVKCKPTSPGRRHVVKVVNPELHKGKPFAPLLEKLSKSGGRNNNGRITTRHIGGGHKQHYRLVDFKRNKDGVAAVVERLEYDPNRSANIALVLYKDGERRYILAPKGLKVGDQIQSGVDAAIKVGNTLPMRNIPVGSTVHNVEMKPGKGGQLARSAGAYVQIVARDGSYVTLRLRSGEMRKVQIDCRATMGEVGNSEHMLRVLGKAGAARWRGVRPTVRGTAMNPVDHPHGGGEGKNFGKHPVTPWGVQTKGKKTRSNKRTDKFIVRRRSKK, via the coding sequence ATGGCAATTGTTAAATGTAAACCTACATCTCCGGGTCGTCGCCACGTTGTTAAAGTGGTTAACCCTGAGCTGCACAAGGGTAAACCTTTTGCTCCGCTGCTTGAGAAATTGAGCAAAAGCGGTGGCCGTAACAACAATGGCCGTATCACCACCCGTCATATCGGTGGTGGCCACAAGCAACATTATCGTCTGGTTGACTTCAAACGCAACAAAGACGGTGTAGCTGCAGTGGTTGAGCGTCTGGAGTACGATCCGAACCGTTCCGCGAACATCGCGCTGGTTCTGTACAAAGACGGCGAACGCCGTTACATCCTGGCGCCGAAAGGCCTGAAAGTGGGCGACCAAATCCAATCTGGCGTTGATGCTGCAATCAAAGTGGGTAACACCCTTCCGATGCGCAACATCCCAGTGGGTTCAACGGTTCACAACGTAGAAATGAAACCAGGTAAAGGCGGCCAGCTGGCTCGTTCTGCCGGTGCCTACGTTCAGATCGTTGCCCGTGATGGTTCCTACGTAACTCTGCGTCTGCGCTCTGGCGAAATGCGTAAAGTTCAGATCGATTGCCGCGCCACCATGGGTGAAGTCGGTAACTCTGAACATATGCTTCGCGTTCTGGGTAAAGCAGGTGCTGCACGTTGGCGTGGTGTTCGCCCTACCGTTCGCGGTACTGCGATGAACCCAGTCGATCACCCACACGGTGGTGGTGAGGGTAAAAACTTTGGTAAACACCCAGTAACACCATGGGGCGTTCAGACCAAAGGTAAGAAAACCCGTAGCAACAAGCGTACTGACAAGTTCATCGTACGTCGCCGTAGCAAAAAATAA
- the rpsS gene encoding 30S ribosomal protein S19: protein MPRSLKKGPFIDLHLLKKVEKAVESGDKKPLRTWSRRSTIFPNMIGLTIAVHNGRQHVPVFVSDEMVGHKLGEFAPTRTYRGHAADKKAKKR, encoded by the coding sequence ATGCCACGTTCTCTCAAGAAAGGTCCTTTTATTGACCTGCACTTGCTGAAGAAGGTAGAGAAAGCGGTGGAAAGCGGTGACAAGAAGCCTTTGCGCACTTGGTCCCGTCGTTCAACGATCTTTCCTAACATGATCGGTTTGACCATCGCTGTCCATAATGGTCGTCAGCACGTACCAGTGTTTGTTTCCGATGAAATGGTCGGTCACAAGCTGGGTGAATTCGCGCCGACTCGTACTTATCGCGGCCATGCGGCTGATAAAAAAGCTAAAAAGCGCTAA
- the rplV gene encoding 50S ribosomal protein L22 codes for METIAKHRHARSSAQKVRLVADLIRGKKVSQALETLAYTNKKAAGLVKKVLESAIANAEHNDGADIDDLKVAKIFVDEGPSMKRIMPRAKGRADRILKRTSHITVVVSDR; via the coding sequence ATGGAAACTATAGCTAAACATCGCCACGCTCGTTCTTCTGCTCAGAAGGTTCGCCTTGTTGCAGACCTGATCCGCGGTAAGAAAGTGTCGCAAGCTCTGGAAACTTTGGCCTACACCAACAAGAAAGCTGCTGGTCTGGTTAAGAAGGTGCTGGAGTCTGCCATTGCTAACGCAGAACACAACGATGGCGCTGACATCGATGATCTGAAAGTCGCGAAGATTTTCGTAGACGAAGGCCCAAGCATGAAGCGCATTATGCCGCGTGCTAAAGGTCGTGCAGATCGCATTCTGAAGCGCACCAGCCACATTACTGTGGTTGTGTCCGATCGCTGA
- the rpsC gene encoding 30S ribosomal protein S3 gives MGQKVHPNGIRLGIVKPWNSTWYANTKEFADNLDSDFKVRQFLTKELSKASVSRIVIERPAKSIRVTIHTARPGIVIGKKGEDVEKLRKVVAGIAGVPAQINIAEIRKPELDAKLVADSITSQLERRVMFRRAMKRAVQNAMRLGAKGIKVEVSGRLGGAEIARTEWYREGRVPLHTLRADIDYNTSEAHTTYGVIGVKVWIFKGEILGGMAAVEQPEPAAQPKKQQRKGRK, from the coding sequence ATGGGTCAGAAAGTACATCCTAATGGTATTCGCCTAGGTATTGTCAAACCTTGGAATTCCACTTGGTATGCAAATACCAAAGAATTCGCTGACAACCTGGACAGCGACTTTAAAGTTCGTCAGTTCTTGACTAAAGAATTGTCGAAAGCTTCCGTTTCTCGCATCGTTATCGAGCGTCCGGCGAAGAGCATCCGTGTGACTATTCACACTGCTCGTCCTGGCATCGTTATCGGCAAGAAAGGTGAAGATGTCGAAAAACTGCGTAAGGTAGTAGCCGGTATCGCTGGCGTTCCTGCGCAGATTAACATCGCCGAAATCCGTAAACCGGAACTGGACGCAAAATTGGTTGCTGACAGCATCACTTCACAGCTGGAACGTCGCGTTATGTTCCGTCGTGCTATGAAGCGTGCTGTACAGAACGCAATGCGTCTGGGCGCTAAAGGTATCAAAGTTGAAGTAAGCGGCCGTCTTGGCGGTGCTGAAATCGCGCGTACCGAATGGTACCGTGAAGGTCGTGTTCCACTGCATACTCTGCGTGCGGATATCGATTACAACACATCTGAAGCGCACACCACTTATGGTGTAATCGGCGTTAAGGTATGGATCTTCAAAGGTGAGATCCTGGGTGGTATGGCTGCAGTTGAACAACCGGAACCGGCTGCTCAACCTAAAAAGCAGCAGCGTAAAGGCCGCAAGTAA
- the rplP gene encoding 50S ribosomal protein L16, with amino-acid sequence MLQPKRTKFRKVHKGRNRGLAQGTDVSFGTYGLKAVGRGRLTARQIEAARRAMTRAVKRQGKIWIRVFPDKPITEKPLEARMGKGKGNVEYWVALIQPGKVLYEMDGVPEELAREAFQLAAAKLPIKTTFVTKTVM; translated from the coding sequence ATGTTACAACCAAAGCGTACAAAATTCCGTAAGGTGCACAAAGGCCGCAACCGTGGTCTTGCGCAAGGTACGGATGTGAGCTTCGGCACTTACGGTCTGAAAGCTGTTGGCCGTGGTCGCCTGACTGCTCGTCAAATTGAAGCAGCACGTCGTGCGATGACCCGTGCAGTTAAGCGTCAAGGTAAGATCTGGATCCGAGTATTCCCGGACAAACCGATCACCGAGAAGCCACTTGAAGCTCGTATGGGTAAAGGTAAGGGTAACGTGGAGTATTGGGTTGCCCTGATCCAACCTGGTAAAGTCCTGTACGAAATGGACGGTGTGCCTGAAGAGCTGGCGCGTGAAGCATTCCAGCTTGCAGCAGCGAAACTGCCTATTAAAACCACCTTTGTAACTAAGACGGTGATGTAA
- the rpmC gene encoding 50S ribosomal protein L29, with protein sequence MKAKELREKSVEELNTELLNLLREQFNLRMQTASGQLQQTHTLKQVRRDVARVKTLLTEKAGA encoded by the coding sequence ATGAAAGCAAAAGAGCTGCGTGAAAAGAGCGTGGAAGAGCTGAACACCGAGCTTCTGAACCTGTTGCGTGAGCAGTTTAACCTGCGCATGCAAACGGCCAGCGGCCAGCTGCAGCAAACACACACGTTGAAGCAAGTGCGTCGTGACGTTGCACGTGTTAAGACTTTACTGACTGAGAAGGCGGGCGCGTAA
- the rpsQ gene encoding 30S ribosomal protein S17 yields the protein MSDKIRTLQGRVISDKMEKSIVVAIERFVKHPIYGKFIKRTTKLHVHDENNECGIGDVVEISECRPLSKTKSWTLVRVVEKAIL from the coding sequence ATGAGTGACAAGATCCGTACTCTGCAAGGTCGTGTGATCAGTGACAAGATGGAAAAATCTATCGTTGTTGCGATTGAGCGTTTCGTGAAGCACCCAATCTACGGTAAATTCATCAAGCGTACGACTAAGCTACACGTACATGACGAGAACAACGAATGCGGTATCGGCGACGTCGTTGAAATTAGCGAATGCCGTCCGCTGTCCAAGACCAAGTCCTGGACACTGGTTCGCGTTGTAGAGAAAGCAATTCTGTAA
- the rplN gene encoding 50S ribosomal protein L14: MIQEQTMLTVADNSGARRVMCIKVLGGSHRRYAGVGDIIKITIKEAIPRGKVKKGDVLKAVVVRTKKGVRRPDGSVIRFDGNACVILNNNSEQPIGTRIFGPVTRELRNEKFMKIISLAPEVL; the protein is encoded by the coding sequence ATGATCCAAGAACAGACTATGCTGACCGTGGCCGACAACTCCGGTGCACGTCGCGTAATGTGTATCAAGGTTCTGGGTGGCTCGCACCGTCGCTACGCAGGCGTTGGCGATATCATCAAAATTACCATCAAGGAAGCAATTCCTCGCGGTAAGGTGAAGAAAGGCGACGTGCTGAAGGCGGTAGTGGTGCGCACCAAGAAGGGTGTTCGTCGCCCGGACGGTTCTGTCATTCGCTTCGATGGTAATGCATGCGTTATTTTAAATAATAACAGCGAGCAGCCAATCGGCACGCGTATTTTTGGGCCGGTAACTCGTGAACTGCGTAATGAGAAGTTCATGAAAATTATCTCTCTGGCACCAGAAGTACTCTAA
- the rplX gene encoding 50S ribosomal protein L24, producing MAAKIRRDDEVILLTGKDKGKRGKVKNVLSSGKVIVEGINLVKKHQKPVPALNQPGGIVEKEAAVQVSNVAIFNTATGKADRVGFRFEDGKKVRFFKSNSETIK from the coding sequence ATGGCAGCGAAAATCCGTCGTGATGACGAAGTTATCCTGCTTACCGGCAAAGATAAAGGTAAGCGTGGTAAAGTAAAAAATGTCCTGTCTTCTGGAAAGGTCATTGTTGAAGGTATCAACCTGGTTAAGAAACATCAGAAGCCTGTACCGGCCCTGAACCAACCAGGTGGCATCGTTGAAAAAGAAGCTGCTGTTCAAGTTTCCAACGTTGCAATCTTCAACACGGCAACCGGCAAGGCTGACCGTGTAGGCTTTAGATTCGAAGACGGCAAAAAAGTCCGTTTCTTCAAGTCTAACAGCGAAACTATCAAGTAA
- the rplE gene encoding 50S ribosomal protein L5, whose protein sequence is MAKLHDYYKDDVVNKLMTEFNYNSVMQVPRVEKITLNMGVGEAIADKKLLDNAAADLAAISGQKPFITKARKSVAGFKIRQGYPIGCKVTLRGERMWEFFERLISIAVPRIRDFRGLSAKSFDGRGNYSMGVREQIIFPEIDYDKVDRVRGLDITITTTAKSDDEGRALLAAFNFPFRK, encoded by the coding sequence ATGGCGAAACTGCATGATTACTACAAAGACGATGTCGTAAATAAACTCATGACCGAGTTTAATTACAATTCTGTCATGCAAGTCCCTCGGGTCGAGAAGATCACCCTGAACATGGGTGTTGGTGAAGCGATCGCTGACAAGAAACTGCTGGATAACGCAGCAGCTGACTTGGCAGCCATCTCCGGTCAAAAGCCGTTCATCACCAAAGCACGCAAATCAGTTGCAGGCTTCAAAATCCGTCAGGGCTATCCGATCGGCTGTAAAGTAACCCTGCGTGGCGAACGCATGTGGGAATTCTTTGAGCGTCTGATCTCTATTGCTGTACCGCGTATCCGTGACTTCCGTGGCCTGTCCGCCAAGTCATTCGATGGCCGTGGTAACTACAGCATGGGCGTGCGTGAACAGATCATCTTCCCGGAAATCGACTATGACAAAGTCGATCGCGTTCGTGGTTTGGATATTACCATCACCACTACTGCGAAATCCGATGATGAAGGCCGCGCTCTGCTGGCTGCCTTTAACTTCCCGTTCCGTAAGTAA
- the rpsN gene encoding 30S ribosomal protein S14, which yields MAKQSMKAREVKRVKLADKFFAKRVELKATISNVNASDEDRWDAVLKLQTLPRDSSPSRQRNRCRQTGRPHAFLRKFGLSRIKVREAAMRGEIPGLKKASW from the coding sequence ATGGCTAAGCAATCCATGAAAGCACGCGAAGTCAAGCGCGTGAAACTGGCTGACAAATTCTTCGCTAAACGCGTTGAATTGAAAGCAACTATCTCTAACGTGAACGCTTCCGACGAAGATCGTTGGGATGCCGTTCTGAAGCTGCAGACTCTGCCGCGTGATTCCAGCCCGTCTCGTCAGCGTAACCGCTGCCGTCAAACTGGTCGTCCGCACGCTTTCTTGCGGAAGTTCGGGTTGAGCCGTATTAAGGTCCGTGAAGCCGCCATGCGCGGTGAAATTCCGGGTCTTAAAAAGGCTAGCTGGTAA
- the rpsH gene encoding 30S ribosomal protein S8 encodes MSMQDPIADMLTRIRNGQAANKVAVTMPSSKLKLAIANVLKEEGYIEEFKIEGDAKPELELVLKYFQGKAVVESIQRISRPGLRIYKKKDELPKVMAGLGIAVISTSKGVMTDRAARQAGLGGEIICYVA; translated from the coding sequence ATGAGCATGCAAGATCCGATCGCGGATATGCTGACCCGTATCCGTAACGGTCAGGCCGCGAACAAAGTTGCGGTCACCATGCCTTCCTCTAAGCTGAAACTGGCTATCGCCAACGTGCTTAAAGAAGAAGGCTACATTGAAGAATTTAAAATCGAAGGCGACGCCAAACCTGAACTGGAATTAGTACTGAAGTACTTCCAGGGCAAGGCTGTGGTAGAGAGCATTCAACGAATCAGCCGTCCTGGTCTGCGCATCTACAAGAAAAAAGATGAGCTGCCAAAGGTTATGGCCGGTTTGGGTATCGCTGTTATTTCTACCTCTAAAGGTGTTATGACTGATCGTGCAGCTCGCCAGGCTGGTCTTGGTGGCGAGATTATCTGCTACGTAGCTTAA
- the rplR gene encoding 50S ribosomal protein L18: MDKKSARIRRATRARRKLKELGATRLVVHRTPRHIYAQVIAPNGSEVLVAASTVEKTITEQLKYTGNKDAATAVGKAIAERALEKGISKVSFDRSGFQYHGRVQALADAAREAGLQF; encoded by the coding sequence ATGGATAAGAAATCTGCTCGTATCCGTCGTGCGACCCGCGCACGCCGCAAGCTCAAAGAATTGGGTGCGACACGACTGGTGGTACATCGTACCCCGCGTCATATTTACGCACAGGTGATTGCACCTAACGGTTCTGAAGTATTAGTTGCTGCTTCTACAGTAGAAAAAACTATTACTGAGCAATTGAAGTATACCGGTAACAAAGATGCTGCGACTGCTGTAGGTAAAGCTATTGCTGAACGCGCATTGGAAAAAGGGATTTCGAAAGTTTCCTTTGACCGTTCTGGTTTCCAATATCATGGTCGAGTCCAGGCACTGGCAGATGCTGCCCGTGAAGCTGGCCTTCAGTTCTAA
- the rpsE gene encoding 30S ribosomal protein S5 encodes MSHIEKQAGELQEKLIAVNRVSKTVKGGRIFSFTALTVVGDGNGRVGFGYGKAREVPAAIQKAMEKARRNMLNVALNSGTLQHPVKGAHTGSRVFMQPASEGTGIIAGGAMRAVLEVAGVHNVLAKAYGSTNPINVVRATIAALEDMKSPEMVAAKRGKSVEEILGK; translated from the coding sequence ATGTCACACATCGAAAAACAAGCTGGCGAACTGCAGGAAAAGCTGATCGCGGTAAACCGCGTATCCAAAACCGTAAAAGGTGGCCGTATTTTCAGCTTTACCGCACTGACAGTAGTTGGTGATGGTAACGGTCGCGTTGGTTTTGGCTACGGCAAAGCACGCGAAGTTCCGGCAGCGATCCAAAAAGCGATGGAGAAAGCCCGTCGCAACATGTTGAACGTCGCGCTGAACAGCGGCACCCTGCAGCACCCAGTCAAGGGCGCTCACACGGGTTCTCGCGTGTTCATGCAGCCGGCTTCAGAAGGTACCGGTATTATCGCCGGTGGTGCAATGCGCGCCGTCCTGGAAGTCGCAGGGGTACACAACGTATTAGCCAAGGCTTATGGTTCCACCAACCCGATCAACGTGGTTCGTGCAACTATCGCAGCTCTGGAAGATATGAAGTCCCCAGAAATGGTCGCTGCCAAGCGTGGTAAGTCCGTCGAAGAAATTCTAGGGAAATAA
- the rpmD gene encoding 50S ribosomal protein L30, whose amino-acid sequence MAKTIKVTQTKSSIGRLPKHKQTLTGLGLRRIGHTVEREDTPSVRGMINLVSYMVKVEE is encoded by the coding sequence ATGGCAAAGACTATTAAAGTAACTCAAACAAAAAGCAGCATCGGTCGTTTGCCGAAACATAAGCAAACTTTGACTGGTTTAGGTCTGCGTCGCATTGGTCACACTGTTGAACGTGAAGATACCCCTTCAGTTCGCGGCATGATCAATCTGGTTTCCTACATGGTTAAGGTTGAGGAGTAA
- the rplO gene encoding 50S ribosomal protein L15 codes for MRLNTLSPADGAKQAPRRVGRGIGSGLGKTGGRGHKGQNSRSGGGVRRGFEGGQMPLYRRLPKFGFTSRKAMITAEVRLSELALVEGDVIDLNTLKAANVVGIQIEFVKVILSGEVARPVTVRGLRVTKGARVAIEAAGGKIEE; via the coding sequence ATGCGTTTAAATACTCTGTCTCCGGCTGACGGTGCCAAGCAGGCGCCAAGGCGTGTAGGTCGTGGTATTGGTTCTGGCCTGGGTAAAACCGGCGGCCGTGGTCACAAAGGTCAGAACTCACGTTCTGGCGGTGGCGTACGTCGCGGGTTTGAAGGTGGTCAGATGCCTTTATATCGTCGTTTGCCGAAATTCGGCTTCACCTCTCGCAAAGCGATGATCACGGCAGAAGTTCGTCTGTCTGAACTGGCTCTTGTTGAAGGCGACGTAATCGACCTGAACACGCTGAAAGCCGCTAACGTAGTTGGTATCCAGATCGAATTCGTGAAAGTAATCCTTTCAGGCGAAGTCGCTCGTCCGGTTACCGTACGTGGTCTGCGTGTCACCAAAGGCGCTCGTGTTGCTATCGAAGCTGCTGGCGGTAAAATAGAGGAATAA
- the secY gene encoding preprotein translocase subunit SecY, whose translation MAKQPGLDFQSAKGGLGELKRRLLFVIGALIVFRIGSFIPIPGIDATVLAKLLEQQRGTIIEMFNMFSGGALSRASIFALGIMPYISASIIIQLLTVVHPALAEIKKEGEAGRRKISQYTRYGTLVLAVFQSIGIATGLPNMPGMQGLVLNPGFAFYFTAVVSLVTGTMFLMWLGEQITERGIGNGISIIIFAGIVAGLPPAVAHTIEQARQGDLHFLLLLLVAVLVFAVTFFVVFMERGQRRIVVNYAKRQQGRRVYAAQSTHLPLKVNMAGVIPAIFASSIILFPATIASWFGGGTGWNWLTTISLYLQPGQPLYVLLYATAIIFFCFFYTALVFNPRETADNLKKSGAFVPGIRPGEQTAKYIDKVMTRLTLVGALYITFICLIPEFMRDAMKVPFYFGGTSLLIVVVVIMDFMAQVQTLMMSSQYESALKKANLKGSNR comes from the coding sequence ATGGCTAAGCAACCGGGATTAGATTTTCAAAGTGCTAAAGGTGGACTTGGCGAGCTGAAGCGCAGACTTTTGTTTGTTATCGGTGCGCTGATTGTTTTCCGTATCGGCTCTTTTATTCCGATCCCTGGTATTGATGCCACTGTACTTGCTAAATTGCTCGAACAGCAAAGAGGCACCATCATTGAAATGTTCAACATGTTCTCTGGTGGTGCTCTCAGCCGTGCTTCTATCTTTGCTCTGGGAATCATGCCGTATATTTCGGCATCGATTATTATCCAGCTGTTAACGGTGGTTCATCCAGCGTTGGCAGAAATAAAGAAAGAAGGGGAGGCTGGCCGTCGCAAGATTAGCCAGTACACCCGCTACGGTACGCTAGTGTTGGCCGTATTCCAGTCAATCGGTATTGCTACCGGTTTACCGAATATGCCTGGTATGCAGGGCCTGGTGTTAAATCCAGGCTTTGCATTCTACTTTACCGCAGTCGTAAGCCTGGTGACCGGGACAATGTTCCTGATGTGGCTTGGCGAACAGATAACTGAGCGTGGTATCGGCAACGGTATCTCAATCATCATCTTCGCAGGTATCGTAGCGGGTCTCCCGCCGGCAGTTGCTCACACAATCGAACAAGCTAGACAAGGCGACCTGCACTTCCTCCTGTTGCTGTTGGTTGCAGTATTAGTGTTTGCAGTGACGTTCTTTGTTGTGTTTATGGAACGTGGTCAACGTCGTATCGTCGTTAACTACGCCAAACGTCAGCAGGGTCGTCGTGTTTATGCAGCACAGAGCACACACTTACCGTTGAAAGTGAATATGGCCGGTGTAATCCCTGCTATCTTTGCTTCCAGCATCATTCTGTTCCCGGCCACGATTGCATCATGGTTCGGTGGCGGAACTGGTTGGAACTGGCTGACAACAATTTCGCTGTATTTGCAGCCTGGGCAACCGCTTTATGTGTTACTCTATGCTACTGCAATCATCTTCTTCTGTTTCTTTTATACTGCGTTGGTGTTCAACCCGCGTGAGACAGCAGATAACCTGAAGAAGTCCGGTGCATTTGTACCAGGAATTCGTCCGGGAGAGCAAACGGCGAAGTATATTGATAAAGTAATGACCCGCCTGACTTTGGTTGGTGCGCTGTATATTACTTTCATCTGCCTTATCCCGGAGTTCATGCGTGACGCAATGAAAGTTCCTTTCTACTTTGGCGGTACATCACTGCTCATCGTAGTTGTGGTCATCATGGACTTTATGGCTCAAGTGCAAACTCTGATGATGTCAAGTCAGTACGAGTCTGCGCTGAAGAAAGCAAACCTGAAAGGCTCTAACCGCTAA
- the rpmJ gene encoding 50S ribosomal protein L36, protein MKVRASVKKLCRNCKVVKRNGVVRVICSAEPKHKQRQG, encoded by the coding sequence ATGAAAGTTCGTGCTTCCGTCAAGAAATTATGTCGTAACTGCAAAGTAGTTAAGCGTAACGGTGTCGTTCGCGTAATCTGCAGCGCCGAGCCGAAGCATAAACAGCGTCAAGGCTGA